One Roseburia rectibacter DNA window includes the following coding sequences:
- a CDS encoding response regulator transcription factor, translated as MNENRISDRAKILLIDEDASISYLIRRAMEKENYKIYTAGKGKQGMEMSTGICPDLILMDNKFSDMEGLALIQWFREWTDAPIIVLSEQNSYLDKVEALYAGADDYMVKPFHEKELAARIFSALRRRISTGAHTYYEAGNLKVDFTKRQVLLGGMEIHFSPVEYRIIESLALNAGTVVTYQMLLEKIWGPYAEQNSRILRVNMTNIRKKIERSPLEPEYITTIPRVGYRMLESQTSVNGMQMMA; from the coding sequence GTGAATGAAAACAGAATAAGTGACAGAGCAAAAATATTACTGATTGATGAAGATGCGAGTATTTCCTATTTGATCCGCAGGGCAATGGAAAAAGAAAATTATAAGATATATACTGCGGGAAAAGGAAAACAGGGGATGGAGATGAGTACCGGTATCTGCCCGGATCTGATCCTGATGGATAATAAATTTTCTGATATGGAGGGACTGGCGTTAATTCAATGGTTTAGGGAGTGGACGGATGCTCCGATTATTGTTTTATCGGAACAGAACAGCTATCTTGATAAAGTAGAGGCATTATATGCCGGAGCAGATGATTATATGGTAAAGCCGTTTCATGAAAAGGAACTGGCAGCACGGATTTTTTCGGCATTGAGAAGAAGAATTTCGACAGGTGCACATACATACTATGAGGCAGGAAATCTTAAAGTTGATTTCACAAAAAGACAAGTTCTGCTTGGAGGTATGGAAATTCATTTTTCGCCAGTGGAGTATCGGATCATAGAAAGTCTTGCGTTAAATGCTGGCACGGTTGTAACATACCAGATGCTTTTGGAAAAAATATGGGGACCGTATGCAGAGCAGAACAGCAGGATACTTCGTGTTAATATGACAAATATCCGAAAAAAAATCGAAAGATCTCCATTGGAACCGGAGTATATAACAACGATCCCGAGGGTAGGATACCGGATGTTAGAGAGCCAGACGAGTGTAAATGGCATGCAGATGATGGCATAA
- the rny gene encoding ribonuclease Y yields the protein MGSVIIAVVITLLVTAVVVYFVTTAYYKKVTEAKIGNADEKAREIIDEAVKTAETKKREAMLEAKEESIRVKNDLDKEVKERRAEIGRSERRIVQKEENLDKKLEAIEKREAGFAAKEEEINRQKAQVAKLNEERVKELERISGLTSEQAKDYLLKTVEEDVKIDTAKLIKEMEHKAKEEADKKAKEYVVTAIQKCAADHVAETTISVVQLPNDEMKGRIIGREGRNIRTLETLTGVDLIIDDTPEAVILSGFDPIRREVARIALEKLIVDGRIHPARIEEMVEKAQKEVETMIREEGEAATLEVGVHGIHPELVRLLGRMKFRTSYGQNALKHSIEVAQLSGLLAAEIGVDVRTAKRAGLLHDIGKSVDHDMEGSHIQIGVDLCRKYKESPIIINAVEAHHGDVEPESLIACIIQAADTISAARPGARRETLETYSNRLKQLEDISNGFKGVEKSFAIQAGREIRIMVVPEQISDADMVLLARDISKQIEAELEYPGQIKVNVIRESRVTDYAK from the coding sequence GTGGGAAGTGTGATTATCGCTGTTGTGATCACTCTACTGGTTACCGCGGTCGTTGTATATTTCGTTACAACTGCTTACTATAAAAAAGTAACAGAGGCTAAGATCGGAAATGCAGATGAAAAAGCGCGTGAGATCATTGATGAAGCGGTAAAGACGGCAGAGACCAAGAAGCGTGAAGCAATGCTTGAAGCGAAGGAAGAATCCATCCGTGTCAAGAATGACTTAGACAAGGAGGTAAAAGAGCGGAGAGCAGAGATCGGACGCAGTGAACGACGCATTGTTCAGAAAGAGGAAAATCTGGACAAAAAGTTAGAAGCGATCGAAAAACGTGAGGCGGGATTTGCAGCCAAGGAAGAAGAGATCAACAGACAGAAAGCGCAGGTCGCAAAGCTCAATGAAGAGCGTGTGAAAGAACTGGAAAGGATCTCCGGTTTAACCTCCGAACAGGCAAAGGATTATCTCTTAAAGACTGTTGAAGAAGACGTTAAAATTGATACTGCAAAATTGATCAAAGAAATGGAACACAAGGCAAAGGAAGAAGCTGATAAGAAGGCAAAAGAGTATGTAGTCACTGCAATTCAGAAGTGTGCTGCAGATCATGTTGCCGAGACGACGATTTCTGTTGTTCAGCTTCCAAATGACGAAATGAAAGGAAGAATCATCGGACGTGAGGGACGTAATATCCGTACCTTAGAAACGTTGACAGGTGTTGACCTGATCATTGATGATACTCCTGAGGCGGTAATTTTATCAGGTTTTGATCCGATTCGTCGAGAAGTTGCCAGAATTGCTTTGGAAAAACTGATTGTGGATGGACGTATTCATCCGGCAAGAATCGAAGAAATGGTTGAGAAGGCTCAGAAAGAAGTCGAGACAATGATTCGTGAGGAAGGTGAGGCGGCAACTTTAGAGGTTGGTGTTCATGGAATTCATCCAGAACTTGTACGTCTTTTAGGACGAATGAAATTCCGGACGAGCTACGGACAAAATGCTCTCAAACATTCTATTGAAGTAGCACAGCTTTCCGGATTACTTGCTGCTGAGATTGGTGTAGATGTAAGAACTGCAAAACGGGCAGGATTATTGCATGATATCGGTAAATCTGTAGACCATGATATGGAAGGTTCCCATATTCAGATCGGTGTGGATTTATGTAGAAAATACAAGGAATCACCAATTATCATCAATGCGGTAGAAGCGCATCATGGTGATGTAGAACCGGAGTCATTAATTGCATGTATCATTCAGGCTGCAGATACGATCAGTGCAGCAAGACCAGGTGCCAGAAGAGAGACACTTGAAACATATTCAAACAGACTGAAACAGTTAGAAGATATTTCTAACGGATTTAAGGGTGTAGAAAAATCCTTTGCTATTCAGGCGGGCAGGGAGATTCGAATCATGGTTGTTCCGGAACAGATCAGCGATGCCGATATGGTATTGCTTGCACGTGATATTTCAAAACAGATCGAGGCTGAATTGGAATATCCGGGACAGATTAAGGTAAATGTTATTCGAGAATCAAGAGTAACGGATTATGCGAAATGA
- a CDS encoding regulatory protein RecX encodes MQELLVTEVIPREKGRTSIRFDNGMEVLLYKGEVRKLGLQEQTVISREKYDEIIYEILGTRAKKRAMFLLERMDRTEHQLRDKLMQNGYPAVCVDLAIDYVKKYHYIDDLRYATNYISYQQKRKSRQKLKIDLLTKGIDKNVIEQALDEAFDSDEQIKIRQLLEKKHYDPKECDRKEKQKTYQYLMRRGFKGSDILHVMKIWDGYEE; translated from the coding sequence ATGCAGGAGTTACTTGTCACTGAAGTAATTCCCCGGGAAAAAGGAAGGACTTCCATTCGTTTTGACAACGGGATGGAAGTCCTTTTATATAAAGGTGAGGTAAGAAAATTAGGTTTACAGGAGCAAACTGTCATATCCCGGGAAAAATATGATGAGATCATTTATGAAATACTTGGAACAAGGGCAAAGAAACGCGCAATGTTTCTGTTGGAACGAATGGACAGGACAGAGCATCAGCTGAGAGATAAACTGATGCAGAATGGATATCCTGCTGTCTGTGTGGATCTTGCAATAGATTATGTAAAAAAATATCATTATATTGATGATCTGCGTTATGCAACAAATTATATTTCATATCAGCAGAAGAGGAAGAGCCGTCAGAAATTAAAAATAGATCTTTTAACAAAAGGAATTGACAAAAACGTGATAGAACAGGCGCTGGATGAAGCGTTTGACAGTGATGAACAGATAAAGATCCGTCAGCTTTTAGAGAAGAAGCATTATGATCCAAAGGAATGTGATCGCAAAGAAAAGCAAAAAACATACCAGTATCTGATGCGTCGTGGATTTAAGGGCAGCGATATTTTACATGTTATGAAGATCTGGGACGGATACGAGGAATAA
- the recA gene encoding recombinase RecA: protein MAKEDKYKEINAVKNDKLKALDAAISQIEKQYGKGSIMKLGDNSAHMNVETIPTGSLSLDIALGLGGLPKGRIIEIYGPESSGKTTVALHAVAEVQKRGGIAGFIDAEHALDPVYAKNIGVDIDNLYISQPDCGEQALEITETMVRSGAVDIVIVDSVAALVPKAEIDGDMGDSHVGLQARLMSQALRKLTSVISKSNCVVIFINQLREKVGVMFGNPETTTGGRALKFYSSVRMDVRRIEALKQGGEVVGNRTRVKIVKNKVAPPFREAEFDIMFGQGISREGDILDLAADKGVVNKSGAWYAYNGDKIGQGRENAKQYLKDNPLICEEIEAKVREMLKVDGTEESEEAKENETEAQSIKAAEAIVKKAEAIEKAASSEAEE from the coding sequence ATGGCAAAGGAAGATAAATATAAAGAGATCAATGCAGTAAAAAATGATAAACTAAAAGCATTAGATGCTGCAATTTCACAGATTGAGAAGCAGTATGGCAAGGGATCTATAATGAAGCTCGGAGATAATTCCGCACATATGAATGTGGAGACGATCCCTACCGGTTCTTTAAGTCTTGATATTGCATTAGGTTTAGGCGGACTCCCGAAGGGAAGAATCATTGAGATCTATGGACCGGAGTCTAGTGGTAAGACGACAGTTGCACTGCATGCGGTTGCAGAGGTACAGAAAAGAGGAGGCATTGCTGGATTCATTGACGCAGAGCATGCCTTAGATCCGGTCTATGCAAAGAATATCGGCGTTGATATTGATAATTTGTACATATCACAGCCGGACTGCGGAGAACAGGCACTTGAGATCACTGAGACCATGGTGCGTTCCGGTGCGGTAGATATTGTGATCGTTGACTCCGTGGCAGCACTTGTTCCAAAGGCAGAGATTGATGGAGATATGGGTGATTCACATGTAGGACTTCAGGCACGACTGATGAGCCAGGCACTTCGTAAGCTGACTTCTGTTATCAGCAAGTCAAACTGTGTGGTTATCTTTATCAACCAGCTACGTGAAAAAGTAGGTGTAATGTTCGGTAACCCAGAGACAACGACCGGTGGACGTGCGTTAAAGTTTTATTCCTCTGTCCGTATGGATGTCAGAAGGATTGAGGCATTAAAGCAGGGCGGGGAGGTTGTTGGAAACCGTACCAGAGTAAAGATCGTTAAGAATAAGGTGGCACCACCATTCCGTGAAGCAGAGTTTGATATCATGTTTGGACAGGGTATTTCAAGAGAAGGTGATATCTTAGACCTTGCGGCAGATAAAGGGGTTGTTAACAAGTCCGGAGCATGGTATGCATATAATGGAGATAAGATTGGCCAAGGACGTGAGAATGCAAAGCAGTATCTGAAAGATAACCCACTGATCTGTGAGGAGATTGAGGCAAAAGTCAGAGAGATGTTAAAGGTTGACGGAACCGAAGAATCTGAAGAAGCAAAGGAAAACGAGACTGAGGCACAGAGTATAAAGGCTGCTGAAGCGATTGTAAAAAAAGCTGAGGCGATCGAGAAGGCTGCGTCATCAGAAGCGGAGGAATAA
- a CDS encoding NAD(P)H-dependent oxidoreductase: MAAKGVESPIIGATKVKYIDDAVGALDIHLADEDVAYLEEMYVPHPVIGAIDKNPEQGVILLDEKNRKCTGCMIFILSNKERKDKDYEEKYRIGKELFEADMLVIVTPLYYYGMSAQMKTVIAGLFMK; the protein is encoded by the coding sequence ATGGCAGCAAAAGGCGTGGAGTCTCCGATTATCGGGGCAACGAAGGTGAAATATATTGATGATGCAGTGGGTGCACTTGATATACATTTAGCGGATGAGGACGTTGCTTATCTGGAAGAAATGTATGTGCCACATCCAGTCATCGGAGCAATTGATAAAAACCCGGAGCAGGGAGTCATATTATTGGATGAGAAAAATAGAAAGTGCACAGGCTGCATGATATTCATTTTGAGCAATAAAGAAAGAAAGGACAAAGACTATGAAGAAAAATATAGGATTGGAAAAGAACTTTTCGAAGCAGATATGTTAGTAATAGTAACTCCTTTATATTATTATGGAATGTCAGCACAAATGAAAACAGTAATTGCTGGTTTGTTTATGAAATAA
- a CDS encoding LysR family transcriptional regulator codes for MVAREENITKAAQLLHVTQSTLSRQLMQLEEELGVRLFHIGKHSVTLTEDGMLLRRRAQEIAALSEKTISELKNKGDMLSGEIFIGCGETRSMEILSENIRNFREIYPLVQFHIYSATADDIKECIEKGLLDIGLLTEPVDISKYEFIRMLGKERWGVLVNPDSPLYVKESVSPADLSGIPLIMVQRNSVKNELANWFGDIYEQLDVAATYNLILNAASKGRRGDSGLF; via the coding sequence ATGGTTGCCAGAGAAGAAAATATTACAAAAGCAGCACAACTGCTTCATGTAACGCAGTCGACACTTTCCCGTCAGCTCATGCAGTTGGAAGAGGAATTGGGAGTGCGGCTTTTTCACATAGGAAAACATAGCGTAACCTTGACAGAAGATGGCATGTTACTTCGCAGGCGGGCACAGGAGATTGCAGCATTATCAGAGAAAACGATTTCAGAATTGAAAAATAAAGGTGATATGCTTTCAGGGGAGATATTTATTGGGTGCGGCGAAACGAGAAGTATGGAGATTTTGTCCGAAAATATCAGAAATTTTCGAGAAATCTATCCTCTGGTACAGTTTCATATATACAGTGCCACAGCGGATGACATTAAAGAGTGTATAGAGAAAGGATTGCTCGATATTGGACTTTTAACAGAGCCTGTTGATATATCAAAGTATGAATTTATTCGTATGCTGGGCAAAGAAAGATGGGGCGTGTTAGTAAATCCGGATTCTCCGTTGTATGTAAAAGAAAGTGTATCACCTGCTGACTTATCAGGTATTCCGCTTATCATGGTACAGAGAAATTCTGTAAAAAATGAACTGGCAAACTGGTTTGGCGATATTTATGAACAATTAGATGTGGCAGCTACTTATAATCTTATTCTGAATGCAGCCAGTAAAGGAAGGCGTGGGGACAGCGGTTTGTTTTGA
- a CDS encoding adenosylcobinamide-GDP ribazoletransferase, which produces MTTALKAFIIAFSMYSQIPMPQFTWQEKEMKYAFCFFPWVGAAIGGITMFWWWFCGKFSVGNMAFAMIGAAIPLAVTGGFHVDGFMDTMDAFHSYQPRERKLEILKDSHIGAFSVICLVLYELIYIGAYSEINAVRQIEIAAVGFFLSRCLSGIAAVTFPGAKKEGLLYMFTSRAHERTVKAALFLQTLSAAVLMLYIDGITGAAVLVGAGITFWYYYKKCKKELGGITGDTEGYFVTVCEGVIVLAAAVCKIVLI; this is translated from the coding sequence ATGACAACAGCATTAAAAGCATTTATCATTGCATTTTCCATGTATTCGCAGATCCCAATGCCGCAGTTTACCTGGCAGGAAAAAGAAATGAAATATGCATTTTGTTTTTTTCCATGGGTGGGAGCAGCGATCGGTGGAATCACGATGTTCTGGTGGTGGTTCTGCGGAAAGTTTTCGGTTGGAAATATGGCATTTGCCATGATAGGTGCAGCAATCCCGCTTGCAGTTACCGGTGGATTTCATGTGGATGGTTTTATGGATACGATGGACGCATTCCATTCCTATCAGCCGAGAGAGCGGAAACTTGAGATCTTAAAAGATTCCCACATAGGTGCTTTTTCCGTGATCTGTCTGGTGCTTTATGAACTGATTTATATCGGAGCTTATTCAGAAATAAATGCTGTGCGGCAGATAGAAATTGCAGCAGTCGGATTCTTTTTATCGAGATGTCTAAGCGGTATAGCAGCAGTGACCTTTCCAGGCGCTAAAAAAGAGGGACTTTTATATATGTTTACGAGCAGGGCACATGAACGGACAGTAAAGGCAGCACTTTTTTTGCAGACACTGTCGGCAGCAGTGTTGATGCTATATATAGACGGCATTACCGGTGCAGCCGTTTTAGTGGGTGCCGGCATTACTTTTTGGTATTATTATAAAAAATGCAAAAAGGAACTCGGCGGTATTACCGGGGATACCGAAGGGTATTTTGTGACAGTGTGCGAGGGTGTGATCGTTTTGGCTGCTGCGGTATGTAAAATTGTATTAATTTAA
- a CDS encoding bifunctional adenosylcobinamide kinase/adenosylcobinamide-phosphate guanylyltransferase, whose protein sequence is MMILVTGASGSGKSEYAENLAVKLAGKKNQDTGNKIPDADHASEICDGYLSAESHKLYYLATMRVYGEEGMRRVERHRKLRAGKGFYTVECPINVDEAFSEILMCVGDEFGRKSSMPVALLECMSNLVANEMFPEPGDEQERGCMEEENPAEQNDVYITKKQQKETNSCAQNIIRQIRHLRDQTAHLVVVTNQIFEDGITYEPGTTEYIRNLGQINQLLAEMADSVVEVVAGIPLLVK, encoded by the coding sequence ATGATGATATTGGTAACAGGTGCAAGCGGCAGCGGAAAGTCGGAATATGCGGAAAATCTGGCAGTGAAGCTGGCAGGGAAAAAGAATCAGGATACTGGAAATAAAATCCCGGATGCGGACCACGCATCAGAAATCTGTGATGGATATCTGTCAGCGGAAAGTCATAAGTTGTATTATCTTGCGACGATGCGTGTGTATGGAGAAGAGGGCATGCGCCGGGTGGAGAGGCACAGAAAATTGCGCGCAGGAAAGGGATTTTATACAGTGGAGTGTCCCATAAATGTGGACGAAGCATTTTCAGAAATTCTTATGTGCGTAGGGGATGAATTCGGCAGAAAATCATCTATGCCGGTGGCTTTGCTGGAGTGTATGTCCAATCTTGTCGCAAACGAGATGTTTCCGGAGCCTGGAGATGAGCAGGAGAGAGGCTGTATGGAGGAAGAAAATCCCGCAGAACAAAATGATGTATATATAACAAAGAAACAACAGAAAGAGACAAATAGCTGTGCCCAAAATATAATCCGTCAGATCAGGCATCTGAGAGATCAGACCGCTCATTTAGTGGTCGTAACCAACCAGATTTTTGAGGACGGAATCACTTATGAGCCGGGGACGACGGAATATATCAGAAATCTTGGGCAGATCAATCAGTTGCTGGCAGAAATGGCAGATTCAGTTGTTGAGGTTGTTGCGGGAATCCCGCTTCTTGTAAAATAA
- the cobT gene encoding nicotinate-nucleotide--dimethylbenzimidazole phosphoribosyltransferase, with amino-acid sequence MDKKYMTNQQLKQIKIRKPDENIRKKVQENWDSLAKPLDGLGIFEKIFTQIGAVTGDESVPIQKKAVIVMCADNGIVEEGISQSGQEVTYQVAESMGKRKSSVCLMAAQVNAEVIPIDIGIAAEKTPEGVWNKKVCPGTKNFLKQPAMTEQEALAAIEAGIKSVKKCKEDGVMLFATGEMGIGNTTTSSAVAAALLDCGTADITGKGAGLSDEGLQHKIEVINAAREKYQFDSKETFRILCSVGGLDIAGLCGVCIGGAVYGVPVVLDGVISAVSALVAERLVPGVKDFLIASHKSREPAAALILQELGVHPVIDGALALGEGTGAVLMFGLLDTVHAVYDNRTTFSDIRVEAYRRFTEI; translated from the coding sequence ATGGACAAAAAATACATGACAAACCAGCAGCTTAAGCAAATCAAAATCAGAAAACCAGATGAGAACATACGGAAAAAAGTGCAGGAAAACTGGGATTCCCTGGCGAAACCATTAGACGGTCTGGGAATTTTTGAAAAGATATTTACGCAGATCGGTGCAGTGACGGGCGATGAGAGTGTTCCGATACAGAAAAAGGCAGTTATCGTGATGTGTGCAGACAATGGAATCGTCGAGGAGGGCATCAGCCAGTCCGGACAGGAGGTCACGTATCAGGTTGCAGAATCCATGGGAAAAAGAAAAAGTTCTGTCTGTCTTATGGCAGCACAGGTGAATGCCGAGGTGATACCAATCGATATTGGTATCGCAGCAGAAAAAACACCGGAGGGTGTCTGGAACAAAAAAGTATGCCCTGGTACCAAAAACTTCTTAAAACAGCCTGCGATGACAGAGCAGGAAGCACTAGCTGCGATTGAAGCAGGGATTAAAAGCGTCAAAAAATGTAAAGAAGATGGCGTGATGCTGTTTGCAACCGGTGAGATGGGAATTGGAAATACAACAACCAGCAGTGCTGTGGCTGCGGCACTGCTGGACTGTGGGACTGCAGATATTACCGGAAAAGGTGCAGGGTTAAGTGATGAGGGATTACAGCACAAGATAGAAGTCATCAATGCAGCACGGGAAAAATATCAGTTTGATTCCAAAGAGACATTCCGGATTCTGTGTTCGGTTGGAGGACTTGATATTGCCGGCTTATGTGGTGTGTGTATCGGAGGAGCAGTTTATGGTGTTCCTGTTGTGTTAGACGGTGTGATCAGTGCAGTTTCTGCACTTGTGGCAGAACGGCTGGTGCCGGGGGTAAAAGATTTTTTGATCGCCTCCCATAAAAGCAGAGAGCCTGCTGCGGCATTGATCTTACAGGAACTTGGAGTACATCCGGTCATTGATGGTGCGTTAGCACTCGGTGAGGGAACAGGCGCAGTTCTGATGTTTGGACTTCTGGATACGGTACATGCTGTCTATGATAACAGGACAACTTTTTCAGATATCAGGGTGGAAGCATACCGGAGGTTTACGGAAATATGA
- a CDS encoding cobyric acid synthase — protein MAKRIMIQGTMSNAGKSLLVAGLCRIFKQDGYRVAPFKSQNMALNSYITEEGLEMGRAQVMQAEAAGIKPQVCMNPILLKPTNDTGSQVIVNGEVLKNMKARDYFAYKKKLIPDILKAYQTLEQQADIIVVEGAGSPAEINLKENDIVNMGLAELLDAPVLLVGDIDRGGVFAQLIGTLVLLEEKERERIKGLIINKFRGDVSILDPGIQMLEEKGGIPVTGVVPYMHLVLEDEDSLSDRFTDHEEKAVDIAVIRFPRISNFTDFMVFESIEGVSVRYIDTPEKLHQPDMIILPGSKNTMGDLKWMRQNGLEAAIKKHAKNQDAVIFGICGGYQMLGECIADPYGVEEGGMLRGMELLPMVTEMEQEKTRTQVDGEFEKLSGVLSVLSGMKLTGYEIHMGASSRTDFTENEMDMAAADPCQRARAEILQKSQKQQEMQSRKTKLRRYHNENLCYITDQNGMKKTDGICKGNIYGTYVHGVFDADGIAAKIVEALAAKKGISMETATLQSYQEFKETQYDKLADTLREYLDMDAVYQMMGMER, from the coding sequence ATGGCAAAAAGAATCATGATTCAGGGAACAATGTCAAATGCTGGGAAAAGCCTGCTTGTAGCAGGTTTATGCCGTATTTTTAAGCAGGACGGTTACCGTGTGGCACCATTCAAATCCCAAAATATGGCACTCAACTCTTATATTACCGAAGAGGGACTTGAGATGGGGCGTGCGCAGGTCATGCAGGCAGAGGCAGCAGGGATAAAACCGCAGGTCTGCATGAATCCGATTCTTTTAAAACCAACGAATGATACAGGCTCCCAGGTGATCGTAAACGGCGAAGTGCTTAAAAATATGAAGGCACGGGATTATTTTGCGTATAAAAAGAAACTGATCCCGGATATTTTAAAAGCATATCAGACGTTAGAGCAGCAGGCTGATATCATAGTGGTCGAAGGAGCCGGCAGTCCGGCAGAGATCAATCTCAAAGAAAACGATATTGTAAACATGGGGCTTGCAGAGTTATTAGACGCACCGGTACTGCTCGTCGGGGATATTGACCGTGGGGGTGTATTTGCACAGCTGATCGGTACATTAGTTTTGTTAGAAGAAAAAGAACGGGAACGCATTAAAGGACTTATCATCAATAAGTTCCGCGGGGATGTGTCGATCTTAGATCCTGGTATACAGATGTTAGAGGAAAAAGGCGGGATTCCGGTTACCGGAGTCGTGCCTTATATGCATTTAGTACTTGAAGATGAGGACAGTCTGTCAGACCGGTTTACGGATCACGAGGAAAAGGCAGTTGATATTGCAGTTATCCGTTTTCCGCGTATTTCCAATTTTACGGATTTCATGGTATTTGAATCGATCGAAGGTGTTTCTGTCCGCTATATAGATACACCGGAAAAGCTGCATCAGCCTGACATGATCATTCTGCCGGGCAGCAAAAATACGATGGGTGATTTAAAATGGATGCGTCAGAATGGTCTGGAAGCTGCCATAAAAAAGCATGCGAAAAATCAGGATGCCGTGATCTTTGGAATCTGCGGCGGCTACCAGATGTTAGGAGAGTGTATTGCAGATCCTTATGGTGTTGAGGAGGGCGGTATGCTGCGCGGCATGGAACTTTTGCCGATGGTAACAGAGATGGAACAGGAAAAGACGAGAACACAGGTGGACGGGGAATTTGAAAAACTTTCCGGTGTGCTGTCTGTACTGTCCGGCATGAAGCTGACGGGGTATGAGATTCATATGGGAGCGAGCAGCAGAACGGATTTTACGGAAAATGAGATGGATATGGCTGCTGCAGATCCGTGTCAGAGAGCGAGAGCTGAAATTCTGCAGAAATCACAAAAACAGCAGGAAATGCAAAGCCGGAAAACCAAATTGCGGAGATATCACAATGAAAATCTGTGCTATATTACAGATCAGAATGGAATGAAAAAGACAGATGGAATATGCAAAGGAAACATCTATGGTACGTATGTCCACGGTGTATTCGATGCAGACGGTATCGCCGCAAAGATCGTGGAAGCACTGGCAGCAAAAAAAGGAATTTCCATGGAGACAGCAACACTGCAGAGTTATCAGGAATTTAAGGAAACGCAGTATGATAAACTTGCTGATACACTGCGGGAATATTTGGATATGGATGCGGTGTATCAGATGATGGGAATGGAACGGTAA